The region aaccacACTCATTTACGACCAGAACAGACCAAACTCATGAATTTACTACCAAACAGGCCAACTGGTTCACCACGAACAGACACCTATGATTTTACCAACGCAATAACACAAACCCCGAGGTTCCCAGTGACCCAGACCACTTATAGGATTCTTCGCCCCACTATTCCCCTCTCGGTTCTAGCGGGTACCGAGCATCCACATCTCCAAGTCCACTCCATTTTCATGGCTCAGTGTCTCTTTCTCGATGAAAACCTTGCCGGAGCCTAACTCCTTTCCATCATAACTCACCCCAATCTGCCTTTTTATCAGACACACAGAAGTTCTGTTCAGGTATTTTACTTTTAGTATAATAACTTCCTTTCCTTTTACatacctctctttttttctttcatgtttgttgAGACAACCCTCTGCTCTGTCTTCCTTTCTGATATAAAACTGGTACTGACAAGGGGTTTTGACTGGTTCAAGCTTGAATGTTTCTTAGATTTCTTTTTGGGGTTGAAAAAGAGGAGATTTTTTTTGCAACATTACTTTCTAGGGAATGATTGCTAGAATGATAAAAAGGTGGATTTCCCCTTCATTTTTccagtgagaaaaaaaaaacaagaagaaaagggggTTGTAAGTATTGTTGCTTAACTACTTACCACAGAAGTCTCATACTCAACATCATCTACTAATTGCCGATTAATTTACCGTATCATGGATTTATAACCAGGAAAAGAGAGCGAAAGTCACTACTCACTAATGGGAGTGTAAATAATCACGTTTctttctctggttttttttttcttttttccttttaattttctagttcGTAGAACAAGAATCCTTGGGTAAAAGCGAGAAACTATTGCATGGAGCTGGTTCATTCCACCAAACCAATCACTCTCTCTTGGTTTACACTCCAAACAGTTATAAACCGTAGGCTCCATTGCATCAACTAGTTAAAACTGTGCTGGACCAACGAGCGAACTAGTCCTTGTAAAAATTTCTCAGGTGAAAGCAAGTAGGCGTTATTTTGATCACCCTGGCTTGAAATGATAGCACTAGACTTGGACTGAACTCTGTCATGGctatattaaataattgatgGTATGGCAataccaaggaaaaaaattggcACCAAAAACAATAATGATGCCATGGCACTGCTTGCCAATCttactatttcttttcttttcttttccgttttttttccctcttaaaGTGACAAGTGTAAAACTCCAACTCTCTCCAGTCTTGGTTTTGCAGAGGTGAGAACCATTAGACAAAATGCAGATGCTTATTGACCTATTTTGTGGGACTCGTCATTCCCCACTGGTTTAGCCAAGTGGAAAACGGGGGAGCTTGGGATGAGCTGTTGAGGCTCACATCTACCATTAGACAAAATGCAGATGCTTATTGACCTATTTTGTGGGACTCGTCATTCCCCACTGGTTTAGCCAAGTGGAAAACGGGGGAGCTTGGGATGAGCTGTTGAGGCTCACATCTATAGTTTGAATCCTCATTTATGCAGCCTGGATTATTGCATTGTGGCTCAAAGGACTGTTCACTCACTTGGAATTTACTGGTAAAAGCTTGTTGCATCAAATCTAAATTACTAGATAAAGAAAAGCTACTTTGGTGGAATTTCATGTACTTCATGAACATTAATTGGTTTCAAGTTCGAATTTAAATGTATCTCCTTGAGTATATGATGATGCTGTCATTTTCTTTCTACTATCTCAGGGTTTGCTGAAGAGAATTAGCTTCTTCGCTGATTAACAATGAAGAGAAAGCGTTTACATCAGTCCAAGCATCCATTTAATGCACACCGTATGTATTACCTCCTTAATTCccttactctctctttttttatttctaatgttATCCTTAACTTTACTTAGGAGCGAGCCCCAATACTGAGGAGCATAAGTTTTTGTTATTCTGAGCAAGGAGTCCATGCTAAATATAGGTTCATGTATTATCATAAATTGTTGGCCTGTGGAAGTTATATAAGCATATATGTGTTTTTTGGATAGCCAAATTGTCAGAGCCACATAATGTTTGAGCTAAGATGGGACAATCATAAAAGACAAATTGATGGTGTGAACcatcaaattcagatttttttaatcttaaaaatcatTTGTCCTTACTATTTATGCAGCGATGAAATCTGTGCGTTTGATCGTTAAGAATATTCCGATTTAAGTTGTTGAAGCCTGGATGGTTTCATTTTTCAAATGGCTATGGATTCCCGAAATATTTTTTGCAATTGTATATGCATCACGTGTTGTGATaactatctttttaatatggttCTATTGATGCTTTATTCGCTTAGCTTTTGAGGCTTTATGCTGTGGCTCTTGGCAAAGCGTGGAGCTTATACAAATCAGGTATGGGGCTATGACTGTGCATTTTGTAGATAGCCATCATAGAATTGAGGAGAAGGGTCCTTTCTCAAACGTTCGAGTGAAGTCGAGGAAAGCTACCTCATCTGATTGCACATGCTTTCTGAGGCCTGGTATTGATGTTTGTGTGCTTTCATCTTCTGAGCGCGCGAAGAATACTGGGGAAGGAAATTCAGAACCTGTAAGTGACCTTTTCATGTTGCTGCATTACTGAAAGCTCTGTAACTATGAGAGGACTATAGATGGTGTACATTTATCACAATCTTGCTTATTGAGTGTTTACAACTGTTTGCATTTCTTTAGAACAGCACATGACTTAAACATGATTGAAAAAGTTCTTGTGGCTTAATAAATGCACATCATAATGCACAAAACATTGAATTGCTTCCTCTAATATCCCTGTCACCCACTGAATACATAATAATTTTCCTGCTTGAAAGAGCTTCTCGTTAAATTTTGCAGCAGTTAAATTTCAAAAGTTATGATGTTCATATTTAACGTTGTTTTTCACATGCTCTTTCTCATGTAGGTGTGGGTTGATGCTAAGATAAGTTCTATCAAGCGGAAACCTCATGTATCTCACTGCTCATGTCAATTTTTTGTTAACCTCTATGTTAACCAAGGCCCTCTTGGTTCAGAGAGAGCCAGACTTAGTAAAGAAACTGAAGCAGTAGGAATCAATGAAATTTCTGTTCTTCAGAAACTTGACAACGATCCATGTGAAGCAGACAACAATCAGCAAGAAGCTCAGTTCTATCGTTGGGAATTTTGTGAGGACTGTTCTTTAGTACAAAGAAGCAAACTCTTTTTGGGGAGGTTTTCAGCTGACCTTACATGGCTGCTTGTAGCATCAGTTCTGAAGCAAGTTGAATTTGATGTAAGGTCAGTCCAAAATAAAATTGTCTACCAAATTTTGGGTGGTGAGAATGAGCACTGTTCATTAAAATCTAATAATCACATAAATTGTGTAACTTTCAAAGTGAAAGACAGTATTTCAACCCCATTTGTGGTCCAATTGGTTCCCACTGATGCTTGTAGTGAAGCAGGCCATATTAGTGACACCAATGGGACCGAACAATCACCATGCTATGATGTTATGAGTTTGCGGCGGTCAAAGCGTCGAAATGTACAACCTGAGCGCTTCCTTGCCTGTGATGCTCCTGCAGAGACAGAAATTGGCTGGGTAAGATCCCTGCCATACACACCACTGAAGTGGaaggcagaagaagaagaagaagaagaaatgcacTTACCACTGGCATACCTGTTTGGGACACATGCAGGTGCAAGTTGTGCAGAAGAGCAAACATGCAATGAAGTGGGAGTTAGTTCTCGTAAACTAGAACTCTTGGAAGGTATCCCTGTTTCCAGAACCAAGACTTACTTGAAGGAGATTAAATCAAATGTGGTTAACAGAAGAGATCACCAAACTGAGCCCGGGGAGGTTCGAGCAGGCATGGCTAAGAGAAGAGAATGCCAAAAGTCAACCATGGCTGACCGAATAGAACACCAAACTCGACTCGGGGATGCTGAATCAGGCATGGCCAACAGAAAAAAGCATGGAACTCAAATTAGGGAGGTTAAATCAGGCGTGGCTAACAGAAGAGAACACCAAGATCAACTTGCTATTGTTCCTGTGCATGCTGAAGATGTTCTGGCAACCTTTGAACAATTTGATTCCCCTGAGAAGACTCCTGAACCTTATTCACAAGCGTTTATTGAATTTCCGATTAGTTATTACAGAAAAAAGAGTTCTCCTGCTGCGCACAGGAAGAATGATCGTGATGGAGATTTGATGTTTGGAAATGGATGGGGTGGAAAATTTTCTACTAAGAAAGTTCAAAGAGCAAGATACCGATCCACACATGTAAAGCAGGATGATTCTTGTGCGCCAATGACTTACAAGCGGACAGCCTTAAGTGCTGGTGCGTACAATAAACTCATAAGTTCTTATATGAAGAACATTGATGCCACAATCAAGTCAAAGGAGGTTCCACGCATTATTGACCAGTGGGAAGAGTTTAAAGCAAAACATAGCTCAGATCAGAAGGAGAAAATGGAACCATCTTCGGTTAAGGATGATGGAGAAAGCTCAGAAACTGAAATGTTGTGGAGAGAGATGGAACTATGCCTGGCATCAGCATATATACTTGAAGATAATGAGGTAGAactgttaatttgatttgattcttttttgtaCAGGTgcgttatttttatattttcatatcactTGTAccgtatttttttcttcattaccGTTTCTGATTGGCTCAAGGATTTGCAGGCTCTACTTTCCACTCAGACTACACAGAAAAATTGCCAGCACGAATTCAAACTGGATGAAGAAATTGGGATATTATGCCAAATATGCGGCTTTGTgaaaactgaaataaaatatgtttcaGCACCATTTGTAAGTCAAATTTTTAAACCCATGATGCCAATGTTTTCAATGTGGCTGCTGTACCTCGTTTATTAGCCCTCTGGATAGACGAGTGAGTATGAAGGGGAGGCACTTAGTAGTTATAATTAGGTATCCTACTGCTTGTGTAATGTATACTGAATTTCATCTCATTGCATTTTGGTTGGTCTTTGACCATAGTCTCCTAGGTGGGGTAGTTTAATGGCAGGTTCCAACTTCAGTTGTTCAGTTTCAACAATTTTGTATGGGAGTATCTAATGCTATTGTTTCAAACAGAATCCTGATTATACTATGCGCGTTTACATTTCTCTAGATGGAACACACAGGCTGGACTGCAGAAAGTAAGCCACAGAATGAAGAGGATTCGGAGCTTAAACCTGATGAAGATGAGGGCTCGAGTCTTTTTGGCAATCATACCTCAGGTGAAGATGTGCCTGTATCAGAAGTGAATGACAATGTTTGGGACTTGATCCCTGAGCTCAGACCGAAATTACACATGCATCAGAAAAAGGCTTTTGAGTTTCTATGGAAGAACACTGCTGGATCCTTGGTACCGGCACATATGGAAAAAACATCTAAGAAGATAGGTGGTTGTGTTGTTTCTCATACTCCTGGAGCTGGAAAAACATTTCTCATCATTGCATTCCTTGTCAGTTACTTGAAGTTGTTTCCAGGAAAACGGCCTCTGGTCCTTGCTCCAAAGACAACTCTCTATACCTGGTACAAGGAATTTATCAAGTGGGAAATCCCTGTTCCAGTTCATCTTATCCATGGCACCAGATCTTCTAGAGTCTTCAAGCAGACTCCAGCAGCGCTTCGAGGATCAGGTCCAAGGCCCAGCCAGGATGTTGTGCATATTTTGGATTGCCTGGAGAAAATGCAAAAGTGGCATGCACAACCAAGTGTGCTTGTAATGGGCTATACCTCATTTTTGACATTGATGAGAGAAGACTCGAAGTACAACCACAGAAAATATATGGCTAAAGTGCTGCGAGAGAGTCCTGGAATGTTGATACTTGATGAAGGACACAACCCCAGGAGTACAAAATCAAGGTTGAGAAAGGTTTTGATGAAAGTGGAAACAGATCTGAGAATATTGCTTTCAGGTACTTTGTTTCAGAATAATTTTTGTGAATATTTCAACACCCTTACCCTGGCAAGACCAATGTTTATCAAAGAAGTTCTGAAGGCATTAGACCCGAAGtttaagaggaaaaagaaaggggCACAAAAAGCACGTCATTTGCTGGAATCTCGCGCCAGAAAATTCTTCATAGATAACATTGCAAGCAAAATTAATTCGGATGAGGCTGAAGAGAAAATGCAGGGTTTGAATATGCTGAGAAACATGACTAATGGGTTCATTGACGTGTATGAAGGCACAGCTTCTGACACCCTTCCTGGTATACAGATTTACACCATATTGATGAATCCAACAGATATTCAACATCAGATTTTGGTGAAACTCCATAAAATAATGGAAAAATGCCCTGGATACCCCCTGGAAGTAGAGCTTTTGATAACTCTTGCTTCAATACATCCTTCATTGGTCAATTCTTCTGTCtgtgttaaaaaattttataatctgGAGGAACTGATGGAACTTGAGAAGTTAAGATTTGATTGTAAGAAAGGGTCCAAGGTGATGTTTGTGTTGAATCTTGTGTATCGTGTAGTCAAGAACGAGAAGGTTCTGATCTTTTGCCACAACATTGCACCCATTAAATTATTCCTTGAATTGTTTGAGAATATCTTTAGATGGCAGCAGGGTAAAGAAATTCTGGTTCTTACAGGGGAACTAGAGCTGTTTGAACGAGGAAGAGTGATGGATAAGTTTGAGGAATTGGGAGGGCCTTCAAGGGTTCTACTTGCATCAATTACAGCTTGTGCCGAGGGAATaagtttgacagcagcttcacGGGTAATTCTTTTGGACTCGGAGTGGAATCCTTCCAAGACAAAGCAGGCCATTGCACGAGCTTTTCGGCCTGGCCAACAGAAGATGGTTTATGTGTATCAGCTTCTGGCAACAGGCACAGTTGAAGAGGACAAGTATCGTAGGACAGCATGGAAGGAATGGGTCTCACGCATGATATTTAGTGAGGAATTTGTGGAGGACCCTTCTCGATGGCAAGCAGAAAAGATTGAGGACGATGTATTACGGGAGATAGTAGAGGAGGACCGGGTTAAGTCATTCCATATGATAATGAAGAACGAGAAGGCTTCAACAAGTTGATGGTAGACTACCTTCCTTGAAGAGTAAGAAATTTCCTGGTTTTGTTACAGtttcctcttgtttttttttttttgtctttctctGGCTTAATCATTATatctgtttttcattttatattatcagGGCGTCAATATTGCTTATGTTTCTCTGTGGTTCCAAAGGTTCAAGTAATTGCTGCAATGGAGCTAACGGCAAATATAATAACTTGCTGAACCATGTCTTTGCCATTCAGAATAAGCTCCATGTCCAAGTTGTTCAAGCAGTTTCTTTGTCAGCAGGATAATATATCCTAATGCTGTTTAGCTTAACGAACTGGTTTAGTTTTCTGTCATTTCATTTCCAATGCTGTTAGATTATCATTCAAAATCACATTCCTAATTGCATTGGGAAAACTTTGTTCAAAACTTATGCGTACATACATGTTAAGTCTTGACATGCTAGGTTAAAGAATCTGGTGCTTTGAAACCTGCCCGCAGACATCATGATAACTCAATTTAGCTTGAAATGCAAGTACCTGAATCATCTGATAAATTTCTCTGTTTTGATGCTTCATGGGATCATATTTTACATGGAACAtggtttattttaataattgagaTGCTTCTTGTAGtcaataatgatatttatagcTTGTTTTGCATCCATAATCTACTTGCATGCttgtcttttatgttttatcttCTGATGCAAACCCATAAAGTTGTATCGATCAtcaccttctttttttatgaatagttCCAATGATTACTTTCTTTGGATTAATCATGTAGAACTGTTTGCAGGGAAGCctcttctattatttttatttttattttatttttgtgagtAGCACAGTATCAACTAATAATAATCAATTTCATTCCTCTCCTGAAATAGTAACAGGAAGTTGAATCCACAATTTTTTTAGCTGCCTTTCGAGCCTGGCCTTACTTTTTGGGCTACATATAATTAACTGGATCGGGCTTTCATATCTTTTGAGATTATAACACATGGGCATCAGGCCGACAGTAATCCTTCTGGTCTAAAAGAGGCCCACATGCCTTTACACTTCAACATCAGCCTTTTTTCTTCTGTGAGCTATAAGCGTATCGCTTGAATGGAGCTTCCTTCATCCAAAGGCACCGGACAAAGGCATGGCGGATACTTTAATTATGCGGTTATCCATTCCTTGTCCAGTCCAGAAGTTTGACTGGAACTTGACCGTGAGTGGAGAAAGCTCCTGCTACCATTACTTGTGAACATGTTTGTGCTTAATTATATTCGTGGTCAAATTTCGACTCGTTGTTGAGGTGCATATGCAAGGTGGTTGTGGAAATTACCCCCACTAGCTGAGAAAAAAAGGTGAGTGGCTAACATATATGAATATACCTCTAATTCAATAGTTGGAGATGGTGAGCAGTCATGTTCGTAAGCTTTTGCGTATATatagaatttcatccaaaaaaaaact is a window of Populus nigra chromosome 10, ddPopNigr1.1, whole genome shotgun sequence DNA encoding:
- the LOC133705387 gene encoding SNF2 domain-containing protein CLASSY 2-like isoform X3 is translated as MKRKRLHQSKHPFNAHPFEALCCGSWQSVELIQIRYGAMTVHFVDSHHRIEEKGPFSNVRVKSRKATSSDCTCFLRPGIDVCVLSSSERAKNTGEGNSEPVWVDAKISSIKRKPHVSHCSCQFFVNLYVNQGPLGSERARLSKETEAVGINEISVLQKLDNDPCEADNNQQEAQFYRWEFCEDCSLVQRSKLFLGRFSADLTWLLVASVLKQVEFDVRSVQNKIVYQILGGENEHCSLKSNNHINCVTFKVKDSISTPFVVQLVPTDACSEAGHISDTNGTEQSPCYDVMSLRRSKRRNVQPERFLACDAPAETEIGWVRSLPYTPLKWKAEEEEEEEMHLPLAYLFGTHAGASCAEEQTCNEVGVSSRKLELLEGIPVSRTKTYLKEIKSNVVNRRDHQTEPGEVRAGMAKRRECQKSTMADRIEHQTRLGDAESGMANRKKHGTQIREVKSGVANRREHQDQLAIVPVHAEDVLATFEQFDSPEKTPEPYSQAFIEFPISYYRKKSSPAAHRKNDRDGDLMFGNGWGGKFSTKKVQRARYRSTHVKQDDSCAPMTYKRTALSAGAYNKLISSYMKNIDATIKSKEVPRIIDQWEEFKAKHSSDQKEKMEPSSVKDDGESSETEMLWREMELCLASAYILEDNEALLSTQTTQKNCQHEFKLDEEIGILCQICGFVKTEIKYVSAPFMEHTGWTAESKPQNEEDSELKPDEDEGSSLFGNHTSGEDVPVSEVNDNVWDLIPELRPKLHMHQKKAFEFLWKNTAGSLVPAHMEKTSKKIGGCVVSHTPGAGKTFLIIAFLVSYLKLFPGKRPLVLAPKTTLYTWYKEFIKWEIPVPVHLIHGTRSSRVFKQTPAALRGSGPRPSQDVVHILDCLEKMQKWHAQPSVLVMGYTSFLTLMREDSKYNHRKYMAKVLRESPGMLILDEGHNPRSTKSRLRKVLMKVETDLRILLSGELELFERGRVMDKFEELGGPSRVLLASITACAEGISLTAASRVILLDSEWNPSKTKQAIARAFRPGQQKMVYVYQLLATGTVEEDKYRRTAWKEWVSRMIFSEEFVEDPSRWQAEKIEDDVLREIVEEDRVKSFHMIMKNEKASTS
- the LOC133705387 gene encoding SNF2 domain-containing protein CLASSY 2-like isoform X2, producing MKRKRLHQSKHPFNAHPFEALCCGSWQSVELIQIRYGAMTVHFVDSHHRIEEKGPFSNVRVKSRKATSSDCTCFLRPGIDVCVLSSSERAKNTGEGNSEPVWVDAKISSIKRKPHVSHCSCQFFVNLYVNQGPLGSERARLSKETEAVGINEISVLQKLDNDPCEADNNQQEAQFYRWEFCEDCSLVQRSKLFLGRFSADLTWLLVASVLKQVEFDVRSVQNKIVYQILGGENEHCSLKSNNHINCVTFKVKDSISTPFVVQLVPTDACSEAGHISDTNGTEQSPCYDVMSLRRSKRRNVQPERFLACDAPAETEIGWVRSLPYTPLKWKAEEEEEEEMHLPLAYLFGTHAGASCAEEQTCNEVGVSSRKLELLEGIPVSRTKTYLKEIKSNVVNRRDHQTEPGEVRAGMAKRRECQKSTMADRIEHQTRLGDAESGMANRKKHGTQIREVKSGVANRREHQDQLAIVPVHAEDVLATFEQFDSPEKTPEPYSQAFIEFPISYYRKKSSPAAHRKNDRDGDLMFGNGWGGKFSTKKVQRARYRSTHVKQDDSCAPMTYKRTALSAGAYNKLISSYMKNIDATIKSKEVPRIIDQWEEFKAKHSSDQKEKMEPSSVKDDGESSETEMLWREMELCLASAYILEDNEALLSTQTTQKNCQHEFKLDEEIGILCQICGFVKTEIKYVSAPFMEHTGWTAESKPQNEEDSELKPDEDEGSSLFGNHTSGEDVPVSEVNDNVWDLIPELRPKLHMHQKKAFEFLWKNTAGSLVPAHMEKTSKKIGGCVVSHTPGAGKTFLIIAFLVSYLKLFPGKRPLVLAPKTTLYTWYKEFIKWEIPVPVHLIHGTRSSRVFKQTPAALRGSGPRPSQDVVHILDCLEKMQKWHAQPSVLVMGYTSFLTLMREDSKYNHRKYMAKVLRESPGMLILDEGHNPRSTKSRLRKVLMKVETDLRILLSGTLFQNNFCEYFNTLTLARPMFIKEVLKALDPKFKRKKKGAQKARHLLESRARKFFIDNIASKINSDEAEEKMQGLNMLRNMTNGFIDVYEGTASDTLPGIQIYTILMNPTDIQHQILVKLHKIMEKCPGYPLEVELLITLASIHPSLVNSSVCVKKFYNLEELMELEKLRFDCKKGSKVMFVLNLVYRVVKNEKGN
- the LOC133705387 gene encoding SNF2 domain-containing protein CLASSY 2-like isoform X1 — translated: MKRKRLHQSKHPFNAHPFEALCCGSWQSVELIQIRYGAMTVHFVDSHHRIEEKGPFSNVRVKSRKATSSDCTCFLRPGIDVCVLSSSERAKNTGEGNSEPVWVDAKISSIKRKPHVSHCSCQFFVNLYVNQGPLGSERARLSKETEAVGINEISVLQKLDNDPCEADNNQQEAQFYRWEFCEDCSLVQRSKLFLGRFSADLTWLLVASVLKQVEFDVRSVQNKIVYQILGGENEHCSLKSNNHINCVTFKVKDSISTPFVVQLVPTDACSEAGHISDTNGTEQSPCYDVMSLRRSKRRNVQPERFLACDAPAETEIGWVRSLPYTPLKWKAEEEEEEEMHLPLAYLFGTHAGASCAEEQTCNEVGVSSRKLELLEGIPVSRTKTYLKEIKSNVVNRRDHQTEPGEVRAGMAKRRECQKSTMADRIEHQTRLGDAESGMANRKKHGTQIREVKSGVANRREHQDQLAIVPVHAEDVLATFEQFDSPEKTPEPYSQAFIEFPISYYRKKSSPAAHRKNDRDGDLMFGNGWGGKFSTKKVQRARYRSTHVKQDDSCAPMTYKRTALSAGAYNKLISSYMKNIDATIKSKEVPRIIDQWEEFKAKHSSDQKEKMEPSSVKDDGESSETEMLWREMELCLASAYILEDNEALLSTQTTQKNCQHEFKLDEEIGILCQICGFVKTEIKYVSAPFMEHTGWTAESKPQNEEDSELKPDEDEGSSLFGNHTSGEDVPVSEVNDNVWDLIPELRPKLHMHQKKAFEFLWKNTAGSLVPAHMEKTSKKIGGCVVSHTPGAGKTFLIIAFLVSYLKLFPGKRPLVLAPKTTLYTWYKEFIKWEIPVPVHLIHGTRSSRVFKQTPAALRGSGPRPSQDVVHILDCLEKMQKWHAQPSVLVMGYTSFLTLMREDSKYNHRKYMAKVLRESPGMLILDEGHNPRSTKSRLRKVLMKVETDLRILLSGTLFQNNFCEYFNTLTLARPMFIKEVLKALDPKFKRKKKGAQKARHLLESRARKFFIDNIASKINSDEAEEKMQGLNMLRNMTNGFIDVYEGTASDTLPGIQIYTILMNPTDIQHQILVKLHKIMEKCPGYPLEVELLITLASIHPSLVNSSVCVKKFYNLEELMELEKLRFDCKKGSKVMFVLNLVYRVVKNEKVLIFCHNIAPIKLFLELFENIFRWQQGKEILVLTGELELFERGRVMDKFEELGGPSRVLLASITACAEGISLTAASRVILLDSEWNPSKTKQAIARAFRPGQQKMVYVYQLLATGTVEEDKYRRTAWKEWVSRMIFSEEFVEDPSRWQAEKIEDDVLREIVEEDRVKSFHMIMKNEKASTS